In Dendropsophus ebraccatus isolate aDenEbr1 chromosome 14, aDenEbr1.pat, whole genome shotgun sequence, the following proteins share a genomic window:
- the TNFRSF6B gene encoding tumor necrosis factor receptor superfamily member 6B — MTDSNNNMYYSSIIQVVVVLSLVTIVTADISNPTYEWTDESSKTIVCQKCPPGTYVAIHCSSKHDTICLACPEEHYTQYWHYLDKCRFCNVICQEGEQVKHECNSTHNRVCDCQPGYHRSSHYCLKDLQCNFQEEAIDEDCDKLVIDYVASLNLSATVFRRLEVNISNHRGKKPVSQRRIRNLLKEFKNSDPDLPLLPRLLEFLKEAKISNLEKKLRKKFLQKEEAV, encoded by the exons GTTGTGGTGGTCCTTTCCCTTGTAACCATAGTAACAGCGGACATCTCTAATCCCACCTACGAATGGACAGATGAGAGCAGCAAGACTATTGTGTGTCAGAAATGTCCGCCCGGGACCTATGTGGCTATACACTGCTCCTCTAAACATGACACCATATGCCTAGCGTGTCCAGAAGAACATTATACCCAGTACTGGCATTATCTGGACAAATGCCGATTCTGCAACGTCATCTGTCAGGAGGGAGAACAAGTGAAACATGAGTGCAATTCCACACACAACAGGGTATGTGACTGCCAGCCTGGCTACCACCGCAGCAGCCATTACTGCCTCAAGGATCTACAATGCAACTTCCAAGAGGAAG CCATAGATGAAGACTGCGACAAGCTGGTGATAGATTACGTCGCGAGCCTGAATCTTTCAGCCACCGTTTTCCGACGACTGGAAGTGAACATCTCCAACCACAGAGGAAAGAAGCCGGTCAGCCAGAGAAGGATCCGGAATCTCTTAAAGGAATTCAAAAACAGCGACCCAGATCTCCCTCTGCTCCCGCGACTTCTGGAATTCCTAAAAGAAGCCAAAATTTCAAATTTAGAAAAAAAGCTGCGGAAGAAATTTTTACAGAAGGAAGAAGCTGTGTGA